Genomic window (Saccharomyces cerevisiae S288C chromosome X, complete sequence):
CTTACCTTGCAGGCCTGGAATCGTCTCCCAGTGCTGCAAGGAGTCGTGCTCCTTGGACCGTTGCACGGCAAATAAGATCATCGACGTAAATATCAACTTGTCGTGCTGATAAGCACTAACCTGCTTATGGATGAAATTTCTACCGTTTCTCAGATTCTGCACATGGTACGTGATCTTGGTCCGCGGATCACCACCCTTGATGAAATACGAATGTAGCGATGTGGGGAAGAAGTTCAATGGCACAGTATGCAATGACGCCAGCAGCGATTGTGATACCAGCGTTCCACCAAAAGTGCCCTTAGACCCTACGGGCGCGGCAGGCAGATACTTTGTGACAAAACTGGTAGGCGAAAGAGGAACCAGTTCCAATATTTTCTCTAGGTTGGACATGGCCATTTTGGAAGCACTCATTTTTATGCAATCTTGTCTTATCTTGTCTTGCTCATGGTGGATACTGAATTGAAACCCTTTTCTGGTTTATATCCAACTGGCGTGGTTTTTCATTGTAGGATGAGGCTCGGTGTTTATGCCGTCTCTTCCGAGGATGCAATCAAAGGCTCTCTCCTTTGTTGGGGTAGTAGCAAGTCCAATAAGCAACGCTTGTTTGTTGATTGGGCCGATTTACATAGCCTATACACTGCTGTTACATATGCCTGTGTAGAATGAAAAAGCAGGACGCCCGTTTCACAGCTCAGATTCCAGAGTGTCGGGTCTTAGTTCCTCCCAGGGAATAATGGTCCTGGCCGCACGCTTCAGCCGATGGCTAGCGTCATCATTGTCTTCGCTATTGTGGTTTTGGCTGGTGGATAGGGTTGGGGAGCTGGATCTTCTGCGTTTCATGGACCTTGTGACCATCATTCTTGGTGGCGGCACGGACTTCTTACGCTGCTTATCGTGGGCTTCGTCCATATCGTGCAGGAGTGTGGTGCCATTCAGAGACACATCCGGGCGATCGTAGGCGTGATCTGCCTTTTCTCGAAACGCCATCTCTAGAGCAGTCTGGCGGGTTTGTAGACTGTGCATGTCTTTGGATAGAGACAGGAGCACTTTATGCACGTCCTCCAGTTGGCTGCCGACGTTGAAGAGCATCTCCTGGGTGCACCTCATCGACTTTTCCGTCTCATGCTGCTTGTTAGTTACGTGTCGCGTTATCTTGGAATTATACCTGCTTATTTCTTCGACTAATACCTGCCTGTAGCTGGAATCCGACTTTGTCTTCTTCTCGTCGCCTTTCGATAACATTGCTGTTGACACTTTGTCCAGTTGGTTTTCAATCTGGGAAGCCAAATCCTTTATTAAGGTTTTCACGTTTCCTATACTACAGTTGTTAGTAAATGtgttttggaagaaaatgaataaaaaacttGAGGGTATGCACTGTGTTGGTACGAACCGTTCGTAGCAGCATCTTGTTCCAGTAGCTGGTTAAACTTGTTTAGCGATTTACATAATGTCTtagaattttcatttaaaaCTTTAATTAGCTTGTCAGAGTTTTCCCTCAGCTCCATACTCTCCAATTCCAGTTTACCTGCCCATTCCAGTATCTGCTTGTCCGATTCCTCTAAAGCGCCTGCATTCGCTACTTTCCCACTGTGGGAGAATATAGATCTGAACGGTGATGATGTTTCTGTAATCATCAACGAGTGTTCAGAATTAGCCTCTGAAACATCTGTAGATATCTCGTCTGTTCTACCTCTAGCGACCATTTTACTAAATGTTTCTACACGTCTGCAGTATCCTTGTTTTGCttgttttccttctttctgTTCTTGTTGATTTTCCCTTTAAGTCCTGAAAATACTATCATGGCgtaaagggaaaaaaaaaaactaatcTTACGTGGTTCTTATAAGATGGACCAGCAAGCTGCATACAGTACACCATACAAGAAGAACACACTATCGTGCACCATGTCAGCCACCTTGAAAGACTACTTAAATAAAAGAGTTGTTATAATCAAAGTTGACGGCGAATGCCTCATAGCAAGCCTAAACGGCTTCGACAAAAATACTAATCTATTCATAACCAATGTTTTCAACCGCATAAGCAAGGAATTCATCTGCAAGGCACAGTTACTTCGAGGCAGCGAGATTGCTCTTGTTGGCCTCATAGATGCAGAAAATGATGACAGTCTAG
Coding sequences:
- the LSM8 gene encoding U4/U6-U5 snRNP complex subunit LSM8 (Lsm (Like Sm) protein; forms heteroheptameric complex (with Lsm2p, Lsm3p, Lsm4p, Lsm5p, Lsm6p, and Lsm7p) that is part of spliceosomal U6 snRNP and is also implicated in processing of pre-tRNA, pre-snoRNA, and pre-rRNA), whose amino-acid sequence is MSATLKDYLNKRVVIIKVDGECLIASLNGFDKNTNLFITNVFNRISKEFICKAQLLRGSEIALVGLIDAENDDSLAPIDEKKVPMLKDTKNKIENEHVIWEKVYESKTK
- the REC107 gene encoding Rec107p (Protein involved in early stages of meiotic recombination; involved in coordination between the initiation of recombination and the first division of meiosis; part of a complex (Rec107p-Mei4p-Rec114p) required for ds break formation); the encoded protein is MVARGRTDEISTDVSEANSEHSLMITETSSPFRSIFSHSGKVANAGALEESDKQILEWAGKLELESMELRENSDKLIKVLNENSKTLCKSLNKFNQLLEQDAATNGNVKTLIKDLASQIENQLDKVSTAMLSKGDEKKTKSDSSYRQVLVEEISRYNSKITRHVTNKQHETEKSMRCTQEMLFNVGSQLEDVHKVLLSLSKDMHSLQTRQTALEMAFREKADHAYDRPDVSLNGTTLLHDMDEAHDKQRKKSVPPPRMMVTRSMKRRRSSSPTLSTSQNHNSEDNDDASHRLKRAARTIIPWEELRPDTLESEL